The genomic segment GCCTTGAAATCTCAAAGGACTCCTTTATTGACAAGGAACTGAAGGATTATTATTCTGACCTGCTTTATAAAATCAATCTGGCAGGCAGACCCGGGTATGTTTATATTTTGTTTGAACATAAAAGTTATCAAGACAGACTGGCACCTCTCCAGGTTCTTGAATACATGCCCAAAATCTGGCGGCTGCATTTAAAACAGCATAAAAAAGAACCGCTGCCTGTAATAATTCCCATGTTTTTATATCACGGACAAAGCAGGTGGAAGGATACAAAATTTTCAGATTTAATGGAAAATTCAGCTTCCCTGCTGTCTGCCTATGTTCCTGATTTTGAATATGTCATGATTGATCTGACACAATATTCAGATGAAGAAATAAAAGGAACAGTTCTGTCCCGTGTTGTCATGCTGCTGTTTAAACATATCTTTGACCCTGATATTATTGAAAAACTTCCTGGTATTTTTTCTTTGATGCAGGAAATTGTAGAAGCTGAAGATGGACTTCATTTTCTTGAGACAATTCTTAGATACGTTTTCAGCACAGTTGATTTATCAGTTGACGAAATCAAGGGGATTGTTGAAACATCCATATCCCCTGAGAAAGGAGATGAAATTATGACTTTAGCAGAAAGATTGAAAAATGAAGGATATCAAAATGCAATGAAAGATACTGAAAAATTAATTAAGAATGCTGAAAAAACAGTGAAGAATGCTGAAAGAACAACCCAGATTGAGGCTATCCAGATGGGCTTGATGATAAAATTTAAAGACCAGTATCAAAAGTTTATGGCAGTCATTGATAAGGTTGAGGATATTGAAAAACTTAAACAAATCAAACAGGCTGTAATAAAAGTAAAAGATGAATATGAATTTCGTAAATTGATTGAACAGTGAAAAATCAAGACAGCTGCTGCTGATATTCTGCAAAATTATCTTCCTGATGATGTGGTAAAACTTATTGATATTAACAGTCTTGAAATCTCAAAGGATTCTTTTATTGACAAGGAACTGAAAGATTATTATTCCGAATCTGCGGGATTCAGGCTTGGTAAGTACCTGTGCATAAATTTATTAACATTTTATGTAGCGACTGTTATAAAACATTTGCACAGGTACTTACTTAACTAGCGCGGGAATTTATTCCCGTGTCTGCTTTCTCCGGTAAAAAATCTTGCGGTCAACTTTAAGAAGTCTGGCAGCACCGGCTTTATTATTGTTACATTTTTTCAGGGCTGCTTCCATAATATAATCCATTACAGAGTTAAGGGAAAAATCATTGTCATTTAAATCAATATTTATGGATATATTGTCATTATTATTAGAGACAATATTTTGATTTTGTTGTACATTGCTCAGGTTGAGATGTTCTGGCCTGATAAGTTCTCCGTTGTTTATGATAGCGGCACGTTCAATACAATTTTTCAATTCCCTGACATTGCCGGGCCAGTGATAATTTTCAAGCTCTTCCATTGCTGCCTGGGACACACCTGGGATGGGTTTTCCGATTTCATGACGGAACATGGTTATAAAATAATGAACAAGCAGATGAATATCTTCTTTCCGGTCTCTTAAAGGAATAAGGTTTATGGGATAGGAATTGGTCCTGTGAAATAGATCTTTGCGGAATTTGCCTTGATTCACCAGGTCTTCAAGATTTTGATGCGTTGCTGTAATAATTCTGGCATTTGTCTTAATACTTTTGTCAGACCCCAGCATTTCATAGGTGCGTTCCTGTAAAACCCTTAAAAGTTTTGCCTGGAGGTCAGCGTGCATATCACCAATTTCATCAAGAAGCAGGGTACCGTTTTGGGCAAGTCCGAATTTTCCTGTCCTGTCTTTGTCTGCACCTGTAAAAGCTCCTTTAACATGACCAAAAAGCTCGCTTTCCAAAAGGGTTGATGGGATTCCTGCACAGTTTACAGCAATAAAACGATTTACCAGGCATCCTGAAGCATTGTGGATGGCACGGGCTATCAATTCTTTGCCTGTGCCGCTTTCTCCATAGACAGCAACACTTGTTTCAGGGCTTTTTGCTACTTTTTTTGCAAGATTAATGGCTTTGAGCATTAAAGGGGAATGGGTAATAATATTTTGAAAGCCCTGGCGCTTTCCCTGGTATTCTCTTAGTTCCTTATTTTCCAGGATCATGCGCCGATAGTTTATTGCACGCCGGATAACAGCTAAAAGTTCATTTGAATCATAGGGTTTTGTAATATAATCATCAGCCCCTTTTTTCATGGAAACAACAGCTTTATCTATACTTCCGTGTCCAGTCAGTATGATAAATGGAATATCTTCGTATAATTTCTTGACCACATTTAATAATTCTATACCATCCATCTCAGGCATAACCTGGTCTGAAATAATTAAACAAATAGAATTTTTTTTGAGAATCTCAAGTGCATCTTTGGCACTTGAAGCTTTTAAGGTATTATATCCCCATCTGCTTAAATGTGATTCAAGCATAAAAAGTGCGCTCTGGGAATCATCAATAATAAGTACTGAATTATCCATAAGTTATACTAACATGTTTTTTGAAATTTCTGCCTTGATATCCACAAAATCATGTTCAAGTTTAATAATATACATATCAATCATCTGCTGTTGATTTTCTATGCAGTTCTTTTCTAAATTTTCTGCTGACTTCATCATGGAATCTGCTCTCATGTTTGCAGCAATTCCTTTAATGGTATGGGCATTTAATTTTACGGAGACAAGATCATTATCTTTTAATGCTTGTTTCATATGTTCAATTCTTTGAGGAATTTCATATATGCAGATAGTTAAAAAATTCTTAATTATCTTTTTATCCCCGCTGAACTGGATTAACAGCTTATTAATGTCAATAATATTAATACTCATATTTCAGCCTTAAATTATTGTGTTAAAATTATATAATAGCATAATTAAGAGATAAAAGCACATTCAAATTACCTGGGATATATAATTTTTAAAATAAAATAATTTGAAATTTTTACAAAAGAGACATACTATCACAGCCATTAGACAACAACTGCATGGAAATTGTATAAGAAAAGAAAAAAAGCGAGACAATAATGACATTACAACCCATTGATTTTGTTCATCTTCATTTGCATACCCAGTACAGCCTTCTGGACGGGGCTATCCGTATTGATGCTCTTTTAAAAAGGGCCGGGGAATTTGGCATGACTGCCGTAGCTTTAACTGACCATGGAACCATGTTTGGAGCAGTTGAATTTTATGAAAAAGCCAATAAAGCAGGTATAAAGCCCATTATAGGCTGTGAATGCTACCTTGCACCAAGAAAACTCAGTGATAAAACCAGCCTTGACGGCAAAGGATTGTGCCACCTGGTTTTGCTTGCAAAAGATCAAACAGGTTATAAAAATCTGTGCAGACTTGCAAGTATAGGGCAGCTGGAAGGGTTTTATTATAAGCCGAGAATTGATAAAATAGTTTTAAAACAATACAGCAAAGGTCTTATTGCTTCATCTGCCTGTCTTCATGGAGAGATACCCAGACTGCTTAAAGATGACAGGATTGACCAGGCTGATGAAGCTGCCCGCTTTTACCTGGATGTTTTTGGAGAGGATAATTTTTACCTGGAGGTTCAGCACAACGGCATTCCTGCCCAGGAAAAGGTAAACCAGGGACTTTTGGATATGAGCCAGAGGCTTTCCATTCCCTTGATTGCCACCAATGACTGCCATTACCTGGATAAGGAAGATGTCCGTGCCCATGATGTTCTGCTCTGCATTCAAACAGGCAAAACTATTAATGATCCAGGCAGGTTTAAATTTGCAACAGATGAACTTTATTTTAAATCAGGCCGTGAAATGCAGGCACAGCTAGGGCATTATCCTGATGCCTTGTCCAATACCCTTGAAATAACAAAAAGGTGTAATATTGAGTTTGATTTTAACACCTATCATTTTCCCAAATTTACATCTGCTTCTGCTTCTGATGCTGATCTTTCAGTTGATGAGATGTTTGAAAAAAAGGTCAGGCAGGGGTTTTCTGTCCGCATGGAAAAGATTAAAATCAAAAACCCTGATATTGATGAAAAAATTTACCTGGAACGTCTTGATTATGAAATTAATATTATCAAGCAGATGGGGTTTCCAGGATATTTTCTTATTGTTGCAGACTTTATTCAATATGGAAAGGAAAACGGGGTACCAGTAGGGCCTGGACGGGGAAGTGCGGCTGGAAGCATGGTTGCATACAGTATGGGCATTACAGACCTTGACCCCATAGAACACGGCCTTATTTTTGAACGGTTTTTAAACCCTTCCCGTATAAGTATGCCTGATATTGATGTTGATTTCTGCATTAACGGCCGGGAAAAAGTGTTTAAATATGTTGTTGAGAGATACGGGGGCGGTGATTATGTTGCCCAGATTATTACATTTGGAAAACTTAAGCCCCGTGCTGTAATCCGGGATGTGGGCCGTGCTTTGGATATTCCTTTAAAAGAGGTTGATTCCATTGCAAAGATGGTTCCCGAGGTTCTTAATATCAGCCTTGAAAAAGCTCTTGAACAAGAACCCAGAATTTTGGAACTGGCTGACAAAGATTCCAGGATTGCAGATCTTATAAAGATATGCCGGACCCTTGAAGGACTGCCCCGCCATGCTTCCACCCATGCGGCTGGTGTTGTTATCGGCGACAAACCGCTTGTGGAATATCTGCCGTTATATAAAGGTAAAAAAGGTGAAGTTGTTACCCAGTTTGATATGAAGCGGGTTGAGCAGATAGGACTTGTGAAATTTGATTTTCTCGGCCTGAGAAATCTTACAGTCATAGAAAATACACTTCAGTTGATTGAATCAGGAGGAAAACCCAGGCCTGATCTGCTTCTTATAGATTTTAATGATCCAAAAACCTATAAACTCCTTTCTGCAGGTGATACAACAGGCGTGTTCCAGCTTGAAAGCTCAGGCATGAAAGAGCTTCTGACCCGTCTGAGGCCTGCTTGTTTTGATGATGTTACTGCCCTTGTTGCCCTGTACCGTCCAGGACCTTTAGACAGCGGCATGGTTGACGATTATGTGGAACGCAAGCACGGCCGCCAGCAGGTAAGCTATCTTGTACCTGAACTGGAACCTTTGCTTCAGGAAACATACGGGGTTATTTTATATCAGGAACAGGTTATGAAGATAGCAGGCAATCTTGCAAGCTATTCAATGGCTGAAGCTGACGGCCTGCGTAAAGCCATGGGTAAAAAAATTGTTGAAATCATGGCCCAGCATCGTGAACGTTTTACCAAAGGAGCTGTTAAAAACGGATTTCCAGAAAATAAGATTACCCAGCTTTTTGACTTAATGGAAAAATTCGGGGGATATGGATTTAATAAAAGCCACAGTGCAGCTTATGCTTTAATAGCCTATCAGACCGCCTGGCTTAAAACCCATTACCCTGTGGAATTTATGGCCTCGCTTCTGACAAGTGAAATGGGAAATATTGACAGTGTTGTTAAATTTATTGCAGAATGCAGAAGCCACGGTATAGATGTTTTACCGCCTGATATTAACGAAAGTTTTAAGGAATTTAATGTTGACAGGGGAAAAATACGCTTTGGTATGGTTGCTGTAAAAAATGTGGGTGAAAATGCAATTGATGCAATTATCAAAGCAAGACAGGAACACGGCAGATTCTCCTCTTTATATGAATTTTGTGAACGTGTTGATCTGAAAAAGATTAATAAGCGTGTTATGGAGAATCTGATTCAATGCGGTGCTTTTGATTCAACAGGTGCCCACAGGGCACAGATGATGGCAGCTCTTGAAGAAGCTCTGGATTATGGACAGCGTGTTCAAAAGGAAAAAGACAGTCCTCAAATGGGGCTTTTTGACATGGGAATGGATGCACAGCCAGTCAATCCTCCCTCTCTGCCTCAGGTTACCAGGTGGGATGAAAAACAGGTTTTAGCTCTTGAAAAAGAATCCCTGGGATTTTACATTACAGGACATCCTCTTGGTGCTTATGAAAAGATTTTAAATAAGTTTACCAATGCAGATACCCTGTCAATAAAAGAAAAAAACGATAAAGAGCCTGTGCGTATCTGCGGTATTATTACAAATATTAAAACCATTAAAACCAAAAAAGGGGATAATATGGCTTTTGTTACTACCGAAGATATGACAGGTACAATTGAAACCATAGTATTTCCATCTGTTTATGATCAGTTTTCCGAGATATTAACAAATGACAAACCGGTTCTTATTGAAGGACAGTTACAGAAAAATGAAAAAAATATAAATATTTTGGCTGATAAGATAGTTTCCATAGACAAGGCTGAAGAAACCTGGAGTGCCAGTATTCATATTAACCTGGATATTACAAAAACAGACAAGGATATTCTTGTTAAACTGAGACAGGTTTTTGATAATTACCCTGGAAACTGTCCAGGATATATTCATCTGCTTGATCCTGGAAACACGGAAGCCATTATATCTGTATCTCAAGATATTCAACTGGCACCAGGTGAAAAACTGACCCGGGAGGTAAACTCAATTCTTGGGTATAATGCTGTGGAAACAGCATGTAAGGCAGCTTCAACCTCCATTGCCTCAGACAGAAAAGGGAAAAACGGAAATTTCAGGACATAAAATGCGGGTAATAATATTTGCAAATGGTGAATTTAATGAATTTTCCAAAAATCATGTTAAGCCGGGTGATTATATTATTGCAGCAGATGGAGGGGCAATTCACTGTATCGGCATGAAAATCATCCCTGATGTGGTAATAGGTGATTTTGATTCATTATCTTATGAAACCTTACAAACCCTTAAAAAGCCGGGAACCAGGATTCTGAGTTTTCCTGCAAAAAAAGATCAGACAGATATGGAACTGGCAATGGATTACGCTTTATCTCAGGGGGCAGAAGAAATTATAATACTTGGTGCCCTGGGTGCGCGCTGGGATATGACATTTGCCAATGTACTGCTCATGGCAAAAGATGATTATTCAGGTGCTTCTATCCGTATTATTGATCAATATACCGAGATTTTTCTGATAAAACCAGGGGGGGAGACTGAATTGTCAGGCAGTGAGGGCGATATGGTTTCCCTTATTCCCCTGGCAGGAAATGTTCTGGGTGTAACAACAAAGGGCCTTGAATATTCACTTGATAATGAAATACTTTTTTTTGGGTCTCCAAGAGGGGTAAGCAATCTTATGGCCCAAAAAAAAGCCGTGATACATATCAATCACGGGATTTTACTCTGTATTTTAATACATAAACCTGATTAATCTTGATCTATGCTGTTTTTTTCAGGCACCACTATATGTACCATGGATTTGTTATAAAACATAAAAGTGCCCCGGTTCTTTTTTGCTTCATACATAGCCACATCTGCACATTTTATCAATTCCTCTATATCAACCGCATCTTTTGGATATGCACTTATGCCTATACTTGGTGTAATAAAATCTATGACATGATCTTTAATTTTATATGGTCTGGACAGATTTTCAATAATTCTTCTGGCTGCTGTTTCAGGACAGGAGGGTTGAACATTATTAAGTATAACAGTAAATTCATCCCCCCCAAGCCTGCATATATGATCGGTTTCACGCAAAGAGGCTTTCAGCCTTATTGCAACCTCTTTTAAAACCTCGTCTCCAATATCATGACCAAAATTATCATTAACCTGCTTAAACCTGTCTAAATCCATATAAAAGATATTTTTTTCAATCTCATCCCGCTTTGCAAATGCCAGGGTTTCTTTAAGTTTTTGAAAAAATGCTTTTCTATTATAAAGCCCTGTAAGTGAATCGTGATAGACTAAAAAGAGCAGATCGCTTATATCCCTGGCAATTCCCCTGAATCCTATGGTCTCATTTGTATCATCTTTTATAAGTGATACAGATATCTCTACATAGCAAATAGTTTTGTCTTTTCTTATCAATCTCCATTCAAATCCCCTTCTGGGTTTTCCGGTTTCATAGGCTTTTCTAAAGGTTTCAAAAGCTTTTGCTTCAGTTTCTTCGTCTGTAAACTCCCTAAAATTCATGCCTACAAGCTCATCTTTGGAATAACCCATCATTTTGTAAAAAGCGTCATTAAAAAATATAAGATTGCCCAGAAGATCGACTTCATAAAAAAATTCCTCAATATTTTCCAGCATTGCCCGGTAACGGTCTTCACTTTTGCGCAAAGAAATTTCCTCAGCACGGCTGTTTTCAATTTTCTGCTCTAATCTTTTTACAGTAAGAGAACAATCATAAGCGCGTTCTCTTGCCAGTTCATTGTCCCGAATCAGCTGATTGCGTTTATTTTGACAATCAGCCAGTTTTTGCTTAATAATTCCACAATCTTTTACCATTTTGTGTAAAACTGCCCCAAGTATTCCGATCTCACCTTTTCCAGCAATATAACTGCATAAGGAAATATCTCCTTTAATAATAAATTCCTCGGCTATGGTTTTAAGATGATTTATGGGTGTGAGTATGTGATTTAAAATCAGGATAATGATGATTATGGAAACCAGGCAGCCGATAATAAAAAATAAAAGAATGCTGTTATGCAGTTCTGAATTAATTACGGGAAGGAAAAAAAACAAAAAAACAGATGAATATCCCAGGAAAATAACTATAAAAGATATTAAGATTTTTCTAAAAAGAACAGATGAAAACATACGCTCCTCAATTTAACTTATGAAAACCGAAAGCGCGTCTTTTCTGGCATTGACATGCTGTATTGTTACGCGGACAAGGTCCTCAGGCTTAACGCTGATACCGCTTGACAAAGGAAGGGGACATTCAACCATATATTCGGTCATAAGTGTCAAATAGCTGTTTCTGCGTTTTTTAAGCACAATAGCTTCTTCTTTCTGCCCTATCCTGGTTTCAAGATATTTGAGCAGCCAGTATCGTTTTCTTCTGTTTTGAAGTCTTGACACATACATCATAGGCTGTTCAAGAGCATTTATGATTTTTTGAATTTCCTCTAATTTACATGGTGCATTAAGACCAAATATGGAACGGAGCTGTCTTTGGGTAATAAGGTCAAAATATTTTCGTATAGGAGATGTACATGTTACATATTCATCAAGTCCTAGTCCTGAATGGCGCTCTGATTCAGGGTTTAATACAAACCTGCTTAATAATTTTCTCTGCATCCAGTTTTGATAAAGAGTACCGTCCTCATCTTTGTAGAGCCGGTCTTTTGGGCCTGGCTGTGATCTGAAAATAGCCGGCATCTTATTTTCTGAAAGAAATTTTGCCATAAGCCAGTTTGCCATTATCATTATTTCAGAAACCAGCATCCGCCCCGGGCTTTCCCTGTTGGTTTTATTTACAATAAGATCCCCGTCTTCATTTATCCAGACATTGACTTCAGGAAGAGATATCTGCACTGCTCCGTCAGAAAGCCTTTTTTGTCTGAATTTCTGGGCTATTTTCTGGAGGATTATAATATCAGCATTGTCTTCTGCCATGAGATTGACATCATAATAAGTAAGTTTTTCACTAACCTTGATAATACTTGGTACAATTTCATAATCCATTATATCGCCTGAAAGACTTAAACGGATCATTGTGCTTATGGCAGGTCTTATCTCTCCAGCTTTAAGGCTGCACCTGTCTTCTGCCAGGCTTGGGGGAAGCATGGGAATTTTCATGTCAGGCATGTATATTGAGCTTCCCCTTATTATTGCTTCCTTGTCAATGGGGCTGTCTTTATCAACAAAATGACCTACATCAGAAATATGAACCCCTAAAAGATAGTGATCTTCCTTAACCTCAAGGCTGATGGCATCATCAAAATCAAGTGTTGACTGACCGTCAATAGTTATAATGGGAAGAGATGTAAAATCCTTTCTGTTTTCTTTTAAAAAAGATTCTTTACAGGACTGGGAAATATTAAAAGTATATTGTGTCAGTTTTTCAGAAAATTCAGTTGGTACAGCATAACGGTAAATATCAATATTTTCATTTGAATTCCATATATCAAGTTTGACAAACACATGAAACAAAATTTCAGAATCACCAATACCGGCATTTGCAAGTATTGATTTTCCAAGATCACTGTACGGGCTTTCTTTTTCAAAAAGATAAAAGGATTTGAGTATTTTTACAAACTCCTTTTGATCTTTATTTAAATCTTTATTGTTGTTGGTGCCTGCAAGTATTTTTTTAAGCCAGTCTCCTCCTGCTTCAATAATCCGGTTTTTTTCTTCTGCTTCACGTGCTTTTGCACCGGCCTGGTTGACCTGCTCCTCTGAATAAGGAAAAAATCCATCCTGAGTATATTTAAAATAAATCCGGCTGGCAAAAAAAGCCCTTACAACCGCAGCTTCATAATCCCCTTCCAGGTTATTGGGAAAACAGAACTCAGTCATGGTTTCAAGATCAATCCATTCCTGTTCTGTGTTCAGGATTTCCCACAATTCTTTAATCTGGATTTGAGCTGCCAGTTGTTTACGGAATTGGGCTTTCTCTTTTAAACAGCCTGCCAGTTTTTCTCTTCCCATAGAAAGGTCGAGATTAATTTTTGACTTGTGTGACAGCCGGTTTACAGAAAGCTTGACTTCCCTGTTATTTTCATTAAGAAGACGCAGGCGCTGGTTTTTTATTTCCAAAACAACAGCACATATTATCTTCTGACGATCAATATATTCTACAATATTTCCTGATTCCATAACTTACCATCATATCAATACACCATATGAAAGTCAATCTAAGGGTTAATGAATCATTGATTTTAATATCAGGCTAATTCTTTTCCCTGTAATTAAAGCATATCCATCCTATTGACAGGGTTCCGGCAAAGAATAAAACCAGGCAGATTATTTCCCTTGATACGGTTTTGATATTTCCCTGGCGTACAAATATATCTGTCAGTGCATTAAGCCCCCATGCCAGGGGTGATATATTGCTGATTAGCTGCATGGTTTTTGGCATAACATAAACAGGTACCATAATCCCCCCGATTGCTGCACCTATTACAACTGATACTGCCCCGAACATGGAAGCCTGTTCATAGGTTCCTGCGATGCTTCCAAGCATTACCCCGTAACCTGAAGCAGCAAGGGCAGCAGCCATAACAACAAAAAATACAGCTAAAGGTTCGCTACCCATTTCAAAAACAGGCATACCAAAAAGCGGCAGAAAATATTTTCCAATAAGCATAATAATGGTAAACTGGCACAAACATACCAGAACATATGCCATTACCTTTCCAATAAGCAGAATCCCATAAGAAACAGGAAGGGTCATAAGCCTGGTTAGAGTCCCGGTCTGCCTTTCCCTTATTAAAGAACCTCCTAAGGGAACAACTATGAAAAACATGCCGAAAAGTGCCCATGCAGGTACATTCTGCTGTACTGATGTAGGAAGTTTGGATGACTGGCCCGGGGCTGCCTGTTTTTCCTTAATATCCATTAACCGGCTGGATCCCCATTCATGACTCATGGCAGGAAATCTGCCTTGCGCAATATCAGTACCAAAGATTGATCCCAGTATTGCATCTGCCTGTTTTGGAACAGCCTCAGACAATGCCCTGGCTTTCAGCTCCATTTCAACCTGGAGTATTATACGAAAAAGAGCATTTATTAAAGAACTTCGAAATGAACCCTGGACAACAGGGTCAAAGTAAACAATAAGTTCAGGAACAGAAACATCCTTATCTCCAGTAAGATTATTATTTTTAAATATCCCTGAAACCTGGTACTCTATTCTTTTAGTAATGCCTTCTGTCATGCCTTCAGGTATAATAACGCAAAATTGAAAATCACCTTTTGCAAGAGCGGCTTTTGCTCTTTGTTCATCAGGTTCTTTTCCATCTATGGTCTTTTCCATCTCAATAGAATTTAAAACCAAAATCTGTTTTTCAATAATTCTGCCCAGTTCATTATTATCCTTATCAATAAAAAGCATCTTAATATCTGTTTCACCTGTGGCTTTTAATATATTTTCCTGGACAAGAGAGATGACAACAACCAGGAAAGCAGGCATAAGAAATAATACTAAAAGCCCTGATTTATCCCTGATTAAAAGCAGGAGTTCTTTATATACGGCAGCCAAAAATTTTATTATAAACATCAATCTCTTAATTTCCTGCCTGTAAGTTTGATAAAAAGATCACCCAGGTTTCTGCATCCAGGCTCTTTTGCAATTAACCTGTCAGGCTCACCGTTGACAATAATCCCGCCTTTATCAATAATTCCCAGCCGGGTACAGATTTTCTGGGCTTCTTCCATATAATGTGTGGTGTAAATCATGCTGACTCCCTGCTTTCCCAGCAAGATTAGTTTTTCAAGAATCATATTCCTGGACTGGGCATCAATACCTACTGTTGGTTCATCCAAAAATAAAAGGCAGGGTTTATGCAAAATACTTGCAGCCAGGTTTGCACGTCTTTTCATGCCTCCTGAATAGGTTGAGATTCTCTGATCTGCCTTTTGCTCCAGTCCGGTCAGCTCAAGGCTTTCCACAACCCTGGATTTCAGTTTTTTACCCATCAGACCGTACATTCTGCCAAAATACATAAGATTTTCCCTGGCACTAAGATCAGGATACAAAGCAATATCCTGGGGCACAAGACCAAAAAGATTTCTTGCTTTTGCAGGATGTTTAAATACATCAATTCCACAGACTTCAACCTTGCCCCTGTCAGGTTTTATCAAGGAACTCATTATAGAAATAGCTGTTGTTTTTCCAGCTCCGTTTGGTCCCAGAAGGCCAAATATTTCACCTTTTCCTATATTCAGGGAAAAGTCTTTAAGTGCTGTATTTCCCGTTTTTCTGTATGTTTTCTCCAGATTTTCTGCAATAAGTATTTCCAAAGTTTAATTTTCCTGTGTAACTTAAAAATCAAAAATACTGTCCATAATTAAGCAGCTCTGTCAACAGAATTATTGTTGCTTTTTAAAACAAAAAAAGTATAATCCCAGATTTATTTCTGCCACTGCTAGATTAAATTGAGGGATTATGAAAATATTATTAATAAATCCGCCTAACTGCGGTAAAAGTATTCCTGAACAGGA from the Desulfonema limicola genome contains:
- the dnaE gene encoding DNA polymerase III subunit alpha; translated protein: MTLQPIDFVHLHLHTQYSLLDGAIRIDALLKRAGEFGMTAVALTDHGTMFGAVEFYEKANKAGIKPIIGCECYLAPRKLSDKTSLDGKGLCHLVLLAKDQTGYKNLCRLASIGQLEGFYYKPRIDKIVLKQYSKGLIASSACLHGEIPRLLKDDRIDQADEAARFYLDVFGEDNFYLEVQHNGIPAQEKVNQGLLDMSQRLSIPLIATNDCHYLDKEDVRAHDVLLCIQTGKTINDPGRFKFATDELYFKSGREMQAQLGHYPDALSNTLEITKRCNIEFDFNTYHFPKFTSASASDADLSVDEMFEKKVRQGFSVRMEKIKIKNPDIDEKIYLERLDYEINIIKQMGFPGYFLIVADFIQYGKENGVPVGPGRGSAAGSMVAYSMGITDLDPIEHGLIFERFLNPSRISMPDIDVDFCINGREKVFKYVVERYGGGDYVAQIITFGKLKPRAVIRDVGRALDIPLKEVDSIAKMVPEVLNISLEKALEQEPRILELADKDSRIADLIKICRTLEGLPRHASTHAAGVVIGDKPLVEYLPLYKGKKGEVVTQFDMKRVEQIGLVKFDFLGLRNLTVIENTLQLIESGGKPRPDLLLIDFNDPKTYKLLSAGDTTGVFQLESSGMKELLTRLRPACFDDVTALVALYRPGPLDSGMVDDYVERKHGRQQVSYLVPELEPLLQETYGVILYQEQVMKIAGNLASYSMAEADGLRKAMGKKIVEIMAQHRERFTKGAVKNGFPENKITQLFDLMEKFGGYGFNKSHSAAYALIAYQTAWLKTHYPVEFMASLLTSEMGNIDSVVKFIAECRSHGIDVLPPDINESFKEFNVDRGKIRFGMVAVKNVGENAIDAIIKARQEHGRFSSLYEFCERVDLKKINKRVMENLIQCGAFDSTGAHRAQMMAALEEALDYGQRVQKEKDSPQMGLFDMGMDAQPVNPPSLPQVTRWDEKQVLALEKESLGFYITGHPLGAYEKILNKFTNADTLSIKEKNDKEPVRICGIITNIKTIKTKKGDNMAFVTTEDMTGTIETIVFPSVYDQFSEILTNDKPVLIEGQLQKNEKNINILADKIVSIDKAEETWSASIHINLDITKTDKDILVKLRQVFDNYPGNCPGYIHLLDPGNTEAIISVSQDIQLAPGEKLTREVNSILGYNAVETACKAASTSIASDRKGKNGNFRT
- a CDS encoding Hpt domain-containing protein, giving the protein MSINIIDINKLLIQFSGDKKIIKNFLTICIYEIPQRIEHMKQALKDNDLVSVKLNAHTIKGIAANMRADSMMKSAENLEKNCIENQQQMIDMYIIKLEHDFVDIKAEISKNMLV
- a CDS encoding thiamine diphosphokinase; amino-acid sequence: MRVIIFANGEFNEFSKNHVKPGDYIIAADGGAIHCIGMKIIPDVVIGDFDSLSYETLQTLKKPGTRILSFPAKKDQTDMELAMDYALSQGAEEIIILGALGARWDMTFANVLLMAKDDYSGASIRIIDQYTEIFLIKPGGETELSGSEGDMVSLIPLAGNVLGVTTKGLEYSLDNEILFFGSPRGVSNLMAQKKAVIHINHGILLCILIHKPD
- a CDS encoding sigma-54-dependent transcriptional regulator, encoding MDNSVLIIDDSQSALFMLESHLSRWGYNTLKASSAKDALEILKKNSICLIISDQVMPEMDGIELLNVVKKLYEDIPFIILTGHGSIDKAVVSMKKGADDYITKPYDSNELLAVIRRAINYRRMILENKELREYQGKRQGFQNIITHSPLMLKAINLAKKVAKSPETSVAVYGESGTGKELIARAIHNASGCLVNRFIAVNCAGIPSTLLESELFGHVKGAFTGADKDRTGKFGLAQNGTLLLDEIGDMHADLQAKLLRVLQERTYEMLGSDKSIKTNARIITATHQNLEDLVNQGKFRKDLFHRTNSYPINLIPLRDRKEDIHLLVHYFITMFRHEIGKPIPGVSQAAMEELENYHWPGNVRELKNCIERAAIINNGELIRPEHLNLSNVQQNQNIVSNNNDNISINIDLNDNDFSLNSVMDYIMEAALKKCNNNKAGAARLLKVDRKIFYRRKQTRE
- a CDS encoding Rpn family recombination-promoting nuclease/putative transposase, whose translation is MDNIVNPHDKLIREVASNKPFATDILQNYLPDDVVKLIDINSLEISKDSFIDKELKDYYSDLLYKINLAGRPGYVYILFEHKSYQDRLAPLQVLEYMPKIWRLHLKQHKKEPLPVIIPMFLYHGQSRWKDTKFSDLMENSASLLSAYVPDFEYVMIDLTQYSDEEIKGTVLSRVVMLLFKHIFDPDIIEKLPGIFSLMQEIVEAEDGLHFLETILRYVFSTVDLSVDEIKGIVETSISPEKGDEIMTLAERLKNEGYQNAMKDTEKLIKNAEKTVKNAERTTQIEAIQMGLMIKFKDQYQKFMAVIDKVEDIEKLKQIKQAVIKVKDEYEFRKLIEQ
- a CDS encoding Rpn family recombination-promoting nuclease/putative transposase; the protein is MKTAAADILQNYLPDDVVKLIDINSLEISKDSFIDKELKDYYSESAGFRLGKYLCINLLTFYVATVIKHLHRYLLN